The following is a genomic window from Balneolaceae bacterium.
GAAGTTTTGCTTTTTTAATGGTGAGGTAGGATCCGTCTTTCATCGGGACCGGAATGGTGGCGCCAACTTTGGCAACCGGTACTTTTTGATCGGCCGCTACATTGGGCGCTCCACATGCTATTTGAACGGTTTCATCCCCGGTGTCAGTGTCACAGAGAACCAGTTTATCCGCGTTCGGATGCGGTCGGACATTTTTTACATGACCAACGACAAAATTTTCAAAGTCAGAACCGATCGTTTCGGTCTCTTCAACTTCGAGGCCGAGCAGAGTCAGCTTTTCATCGGTTTCTTCAGGGGTCAGATCAAAATCAAGATATTGTTTCAGCCAGTTGTAAGAAATTTTCATAATGAATCAAGAAAGATCGGTGATGAATCATCAACAGTCTGAGTTCAATGAACAATCACCGAATTCACTGTTTATGATTTAAATTGTTGTAAGAATCGAATATCGTTATCGTAGAGAAGTCGGATGTCTTCAATGCCATAGCGCAGCATGGCTATGCGGTCAACGCCCATTCCAAAAGCGAAACCTGTATATTTTTCCGGGTCAACATCTACCGATTTGAAGACATTGGGATCAACCATGCCGGCACCGAGAATCTCCAGCCATTGTCCGCCTTTTTCGCTTTCCCACCAAACATCCATTTCGATGCTGGGTTCTGTGAATGGAAAATAGGAGGGACGTACGCGATATTTCACATCACTGCCGTACATCAGGCGAGCAAACATAACGAGGGTTTCAATCAATTCACCCATCGTAACCCGTTCATTTACATAGAGTCCCTCAACCTGGTTAAATTGAAAATACGATTTAGCTGTGACCGCCTCATTCCGATAAACCCGTCCCGGCATGATGGATCGAACCGGTGGCTCTTTCTCTTTCATCAACCGAATTTGAACCGGCGATGTGTGCGTTCTCAGAACCAAATCTTGCTCATCATCTGATTTCCGCACGAAAAACGTATCCTGCATATCTCTGGCAGGATGATCGGGTGGAAAATTTAGAGCTGTAAAATTGTGGAAATCGTCCTCCAGTTCAGGCCCATCTGCAATATTAAATCCAAGTCGCAGAAAAATCTGTTTAATCTCATTCAGGGCGCGAGTTAGCGGATGAAGTGAACCGGTATATGTTGGTTCAACGGGAAGTGTGATATCGTCAAGGGCACCAAACTCTTTCTCTTCACTTTTTTGCAGGTTAACTTTTGCATCTTCAAAGGTTTGATGAGCCAGGTTCTTTACTTCATTCATCAATTTACCCACTTCGGCCTTCTCTTCGTTGGGCACATCTTTCATGAGGCCAAACATAGACTGAATCTTTCCGTTCCTGGAAAGAAATTCGAGCCGAAATGCTTCCAGATCATCCTCATTTTTTATGGTAAAACTCTGAATGGCTTTTTTTATATCA
Proteins encoded in this region:
- the pheS gene encoding phenylalanine--tRNA ligase subunit alpha, encoding MLDKINDIKKAIQSFTIKNEDDLEAFRLEFLSRNGKIQSMFGLMKDVPNEEKAEVGKLMNEVKNLAHQTFEDAKVNLQKSEEKEFGALDDITLPVEPTYTGSLHPLTRALNEIKQIFLRLGFNIADGPELEDDFHNFTALNFPPDHPARDMQDTFFVRKSDDEQDLVLRTHTSPVQIRLMKEKEPPVRSIMPGRVYRNEAVTAKSYFQFNQVEGLYVNERVTMGELIETLVMFARLMYGSDVKYRVRPSYFPFTEPSIEMDVWWESEKGGQWLEILGAGMVDPNVFKSVDVDPEKYTGFAFGMGVDRIAMLRYGIEDIRLLYDNDIRFLQQFKS